One part of the Enterobacter sp. 638 genome encodes these proteins:
- a CDS encoding lytic transglycosylase domain-containing protein, whose protein sequence is MKITVFPAALLVLSFSAGAAPQMCFDQAGHDYRIDPLLLMSISIKESKLKAAAINGSNRDGTEDVCGMQVNSSHYGKLKNFNITRERLLKDPCICVYTGAWVLAHNFRSYGKNWDSVGIYNTGPSKKLITRRKAYAEDIKNIYRVLLARKTLLAQRSPQNGENDRTGPASKTAAMNSVQ, encoded by the coding sequence ATGAAAATAACTGTATTCCCTGCTGCGCTCCTGGTGCTTTCATTTTCAGCCGGAGCCGCTCCACAGATGTGCTTTGACCAGGCCGGGCACGATTACCGTATTGATCCCCTCCTGCTCATGTCAATTTCAATTAAGGAAAGCAAACTCAAAGCAGCGGCGATCAATGGATCGAATCGCGACGGAACGGAAGATGTCTGCGGAATGCAGGTGAACAGCTCGCATTATGGCAAGCTTAAAAACTTTAATATTACGCGCGAACGTCTGCTGAAAGATCCGTGTATTTGTGTTTATACCGGCGCATGGGTGCTGGCGCACAACTTCAGGTCATACGGGAAAAACTGGGACAGCGTGGGGATATATAATACCGGACCGAGCAAAAAGCTCATCACCCGGCGCAAGGCCTATGCGGAAGATATTAAGAATATATATCGCGTGTTGCTGGCCAGAAAAACGCTTCTCGCGCAACGATCCCCCCAGAACGGAGAAAATGATCGAACCGGACCGGCATCAAAAACCGCCGCGATGAATTCTGTGCAATAA
- a CDS encoding DUF932 domain-containing protein — MVSFASRYRVPTSIRQNRPLTNDELQRFVPSAFSEDKHDSRSERYTYIPTIVLLDRLRDEGFQPYYATQSRTRDIEKRDFTKHMLRLRRHDQLDGKEVPEIILLNSHDGSSSYKMIPGMFRQICTNGLVAWKNFGEISVPHKGDIVEQVIEGAYTVLKTFDAVTDNIDMMKGIQLSEPEQRLLSTVALDFKYDGKKPPVTPDQVLQSRRWEDKSPDLWTTFNRIQENVIKGGISGRTAKGQRTRTREVTGIDGDIKLNQALWKMAEEFAKLKA, encoded by the coding sequence ATGGTCAGTTTTGCAAGCCGTTATCGTGTCCCGACCTCTATTCGCCAGAATCGCCCGCTGACAAACGATGAATTACAACGCTTTGTCCCGAGCGCGTTTTCTGAAGATAAACACGATTCACGCTCAGAGCGTTATACCTATATTCCGACCATTGTGCTCCTGGATCGTTTACGCGACGAAGGTTTCCAGCCCTATTATGCAACCCAGTCCCGTACCCGTGATATTGAAAAACGCGACTTTACGAAACATATGCTGCGTTTGCGTCGTCACGATCAACTTGACGGAAAAGAAGTGCCGGAAATTATTCTGCTGAACAGTCACGACGGTTCAAGCAGTTATAAAATGATCCCGGGCATGTTCCGCCAGATTTGTACTAATGGTCTGGTCGCCTGGAAAAATTTCGGTGAAATCAGTGTGCCTCACAAAGGGGATATTGTGGAGCAGGTCATCGAGGGCGCTTATACCGTACTGAAAACATTTGATGCGGTAACGGATAATATCGACATGATGAAAGGGATTCAGCTGAGTGAGCCTGAACAACGTCTGTTGAGTACGGTTGCCCTGGATTTTAAATATGACGGGAAAAAACCACCAGTGACCCCCGACCAGGTATTACAGTCCCGCCGCTGGGAAGATAAAAGCCCGGATTTATGGACCACCTTTAACCGTATTCAGGAGAATGTTATCAAAGGCGGGATTAGCGGCAGAACGGCAAAAGGCCAGCGCACCCGAACACGCGAAGTCACAGGAATCGACGGGGATATTAAATTAAACCAGGCATTGTGGAAAATGGCCGAAGAATTCGCAAAACTGAAAGCCTGA
- a CDS encoding TraE/TraK family type IV conjugative transfer system protein encodes MELKIKGERDKQLSYAFIGLVSLLVLSGTGNVLTGSLAWYFATTQKTVTTPMTYNQPFTSDAVSADASGMTMFASSFIYWRLNVSPENIDNNQKMLLGFVPSTERDLLRKALDVEAERIKKGGITTRFDTKDIRVMTDGSVEFSGTLKSATTNGAITTPLKDQDKTYRLNISYQNGLVNLHSFEELQPVTTTN; translated from the coding sequence ATGGAACTCAAAATTAAAGGCGAGCGCGATAAACAACTCAGTTATGCGTTTATTGGCCTCGTTTCATTACTGGTTCTGAGTGGCACGGGAAATGTACTGACCGGCTCTCTGGCGTGGTATTTCGCGACCACCCAGAAAACCGTCACCACGCCCATGACCTATAACCAGCCATTCACCTCTGACGCTGTCAGCGCAGATGCATCCGGCATGACCATGTTCGCCTCTTCCTTTATTTACTGGCGGCTGAATGTGAGTCCGGAGAACATCGATAACAACCAGAAAATGCTGCTCGGGTTTGTCCCGTCAACTGAACGGGACCTGCTCCGTAAAGCGCTGGATGTTGAAGCTGAACGCATCAAGAAAGGCGGCATCACTACCCGGTTCGACACGAAGGATATCCGGGTGATGACCGACGGCTCCGTGGAGTTCAGCGGTACGCTGAAATCCGCCACCACCAACGGTGCCATCACCACCCCCCTGAAGGACCAGGACAAAACCTACCGCCTGAACATCAGCTACCAGAACGGACTGGTGAATCTCCACTCCTTTGAAGAGCTTCAGCCGGTCACCACCACCAACTGA
- a CDS encoding plasmid SOS inhibition protein A yields the protein MIPSSHALVSLKPARQAAIQAISLVESSRERGARLPAMPYVRTFLRVLTGSGRLNATVARQIPGLNWVPKNRHSNLKQVEAALDVMIATGGEACPLPLTLDVQAELFPDVMHTRTNRRLHRAEIRTTRQIRQESREVEQRWKLRQNLLAQAEVDLNFQSPESVCTWYTRWSDEFDAGELAGMFWRWQTRFASLNALEWLRLRGDPLYAVMYEIPYIVRETPEPVRQTERWQVPNKLTLWRTPA from the coding sequence ATGATCCCGTCCTCACACGCCCTCGTTTCCCTGAAGCCTGCCCGTCAGGCCGCGATTCAGGCTATCAGTCTGGTCGAGTCCTCCCGCGAACGCGGCGCACGACTGCCCGCCATGCCTTACGTGCGCACCTTTTTGCGCGTGCTCACGGGCAGCGGTCGCCTCAATGCCACGGTGGCACGTCAGATCCCCGGCCTGAACTGGGTCCCGAAAAACCGGCATTCAAACCTGAAGCAGGTGGAGGCGGCGCTCGATGTCATGATCGCGACGGGCGGTGAAGCCTGCCCGCTGCCGCTCACGCTGGATGTTCAGGCCGAACTGTTCCCCGACGTCATGCACACCCGCACGAACCGACGGCTGCACAGGGCGGAAATCCGCACCACACGACAGATTCGCCAGGAGTCCCGCGAGGTTGAACAGCGCTGGAAGTTGCGCCAGAACCTGCTTGCACAGGCTGAAGTTGACCTCAATTTTCAGTCTCCGGAATCGGTCTGCACCTGGTACACCCGGTGGAGCGACGAGTTTGACGCGGGAGAGCTGGCGGGAATGTTCTGGCGATGGCAGACGCGGTTCGCGTCGCTGAACGCGCTGGAATGGCTGCGCCTGAGGGGTGATCCGCTGTACGCCGTGATGTATGAAATTCCGTATATCGTCCGGGAAACGCCCGAGCCTGTTCGCCAGACTGAGCGCTGGCAGGTGCCGAACAAGCTGACTCTGTGGAGGACACCGGCATGA
- the psiB gene encoding conjugation system SOS inhibitor PsiB, which translates to MTMKYDLTRINTLTASDMEFIRQQGEDARRALSDAVTGLLTTPEGWRVCAEYRSEFGGFFPVQCRFSADGCDDWHLCVCSPGELSPYWLLVLLSSGGEVVRTLYQNDTLQPEQVSQLIAQMAGMRRFNCTARTVATLMSGEVTA; encoded by the coding sequence ATGACGATGAAATATGACCTGACCCGAATCAATACCCTGACCGCCTCCGATATGGAGTTCATTCGCCAGCAGGGCGAGGATGCACGTCGCGCCCTCAGCGATGCCGTGACCGGCCTGCTGACGACCCCCGAGGGCTGGCGCGTCTGCGCCGAGTACCGCAGCGAGTTCGGTGGCTTTTTCCCCGTACAGTGTCGGTTCAGCGCGGACGGCTGTGATGACTGGCATCTTTGCGTGTGCAGTCCTGGCGAGCTGTCGCCGTACTGGCTTCTGGTCCTGCTCTCATCCGGTGGCGAGGTGGTGCGTACTCTTTACCAGAATGACACGCTCCAGCCTGAACAGGTCAGCCAGTTGATCGCGCAGATGGCAGGTATGCGCCGCTTTAACTGCACCGCCCGTACCGTGGCGACACTGATGAGCGGGGAGGTGACAGCATGA
- a CDS encoding ParB/RepB/Spo0J family partition protein: protein MVTTHSTANKTAKATRSKKAAPDAAQTASQTLLQLLIATPVQLMPYSRLSRTDLNVRRIPHTDKEVEELADSIEAVGILQNLIGVELPDGSVGVVGGEGRRRATGILVKKGITDADTPFVPVKVIPLELAVVASMTENGQRKNMHPAEQIVGFRTLEQEGKTVSQISALLGYAPRHVQRCLKLANLAPSLLDTLARDEISLEQCEALTLADTHERQEQVWKEAVEQWRDPAVQTLRKMVTNDKMAVSHPMFEFVGEEAYIAAGGTLTADLFSDRDSTFADAAQVKSLLSGKLTVLAARIQQEQGWGWSEFRMSELGDNVTDREQYRFAMPDAVLTEEEKQRVSELEEKMEATDSHDDEYALQQEIDDIVCEATYREATPEFRAAHGVWVSWDGGNFKVQAGIHKVTDEERQEEEKALQERRDNVMTYTTPDIPADAYPATLVKAMSAERTLAVQVELAGRPDVSVALLTWTLCLGLFDRRHGQRSEPLKASVSSNQYHLASLAPSGEEGKALMALRTQKATFQATLPEHWHLGFTWLLSWSAEEVNTLLGFCAAHGIDGIQERLYNRTDKSALDGLEAALDFDLRKWWQPDAESYFGKLKIAQIGKAYEQAGLTDKAGEVVKLKRRDAAKAAEQDLNAVGWLPDWMVRPAPAAQAEESTETVADTTDHAA from the coding sequence ATGGTCACCACCCATTCTACGGCAAACAAAACCGCAAAAGCCACCCGCAGCAAAAAAGCTGCGCCTGACGCCGCACAGACTGCCAGCCAGACGCTGTTACAGTTGCTGATAGCGACCCCCGTTCAACTGATGCCGTATTCACGCCTGTCCCGCACGGATCTGAACGTGCGCCGTATTCCCCACACGGACAAGGAAGTGGAGGAACTCGCTGACAGTATTGAGGCCGTGGGGATTCTCCAGAACCTGATTGGCGTTGAACTGCCTGACGGCTCAGTCGGTGTGGTCGGCGGGGAAGGGCGTCGCAGGGCAACGGGCATTCTGGTCAAAAAAGGGATTACCGATGCGGACACGCCATTTGTTCCGGTGAAGGTGATCCCGCTGGAACTGGCGGTGGTGGCCTCCATGACCGAAAACGGTCAGCGTAAAAATATGCACCCTGCCGAGCAGATTGTCGGTTTCAGAACGCTGGAGCAGGAGGGCAAAACCGTCTCGCAGATCAGCGCCCTGCTGGGGTATGCCCCGCGCCACGTTCAGCGCTGCCTGAAGCTGGCAAACCTTGCCCCCTCCCTGCTGGATACGCTGGCGCGGGATGAAATCTCCCTCGAGCAGTGCGAAGCGCTGACCCTTGCCGACACGCATGAGCGTCAGGAGCAGGTCTGGAAAGAAGCCGTGGAACAGTGGCGTGACCCTGCCGTGCAGACCCTGCGCAAAATGGTCACGAATGACAAGATGGCGGTCAGCCACCCGATGTTTGAATTTGTGGGCGAGGAGGCGTATATCGCCGCTGGCGGGACGCTGACCGCCGATCTGTTCAGCGACAGGGACAGCACCTTTGCCGACGCGGCACAGGTGAAATCCCTGCTGTCAGGAAAACTCACGGTTCTTGCGGCGCGTATTCAGCAGGAGCAGGGCTGGGGCTGGTCAGAGTTTCGCATGAGCGAGCTGGGCGACAACGTGACCGACCGTGAACAGTACCGCTTTGCCATGCCAGACGCCGTCCTGACTGAAGAAGAAAAACAGCGCGTCAGCGAGCTGGAAGAAAAAATGGAAGCCACCGACAGCCACGATGACGAATATGCTCTCCAGCAGGAAATTGACGACATTGTCTGTGAGGCGACGTACCGCGAAGCCACACCGGAATTCCGCGCCGCACACGGCGTCTGGGTGTCATGGGATGGCGGGAACTTTAAGGTTCAGGCGGGTATTCACAAAGTGACGGATGAGGAGCGTCAGGAGGAAGAAAAAGCCCTTCAGGAGCGCCGCGATAATGTGATGACGTACACCACGCCGGATATTCCAGCCGATGCGTATCCCGCGACGCTGGTCAAAGCCATGTCAGCCGAGCGCACGCTGGCTGTTCAGGTCGAACTGGCTGGACGCCCCGATGTATCGGTCGCACTCCTGACGTGGACGCTGTGTCTCGGCCTGTTTGACCGTCGCCACGGTCAGCGCAGTGAACCCCTGAAAGCCTCTGTATCTTCAAACCAGTATCACCTCGCCTCGCTGGCTCCGTCCGGTGAGGAGGGTAAGGCACTGATGGCGCTGAGGACGCAGAAAGCGACGTTTCAGGCGACGCTGCCTGAACACTGGCATCTCGGGTTTACCTGGCTGCTGTCATGGTCTGCGGAGGAGGTTAACACTCTGCTGGGATTCTGCGCGGCGCACGGTATCGATGGTATTCAGGAGCGTCTGTATAACCGCACGGATAAAAGCGCACTGGACGGGCTGGAAGCAGCACTCGATTTTGACCTGCGTAAGTGGTGGCAGCCGGATGCAGAGAGCTACTTTGGCAAACTCAAAATTGCCCAGATTGGTAAGGCATATGAACAGGCCGGACTGACCGACAAGGCGGGGGAGGTCGTGAAACTTAAACGTCGGGATGCGGCGAAAGCCGCCGAACAGGATCTCAATGCCGTTGGCTGGCTCCCTGACTGGATGGTGCGCCCTGCGCCAGCCGCTCAGGCTGAAGAGAGCACTGAAACCGTCGCTGACACCACTGACCACGCTGCGTAA
- a CDS encoding relaxosome protein TraM → MPRKNIYFKDKIDREIQDILEIEIQKGATTSDMNYSSIVNELVRLGLMVYKSKEEGSTFDLDGFRRDLIKKVSGSREGMMILTALVSEIYVTLKGPEAGVALDDLINNNISAINVAEDNAERQHFLMD, encoded by the coding sequence ATGCCGCGTAAGAACATCTACTTCAAAGATAAAATTGACAGAGAAATACAGGATATACTTGAAATAGAGATACAAAAGGGGGCCACCACATCAGATATGAACTATTCATCTATTGTGAATGAGCTGGTTCGACTCGGACTGATGGTCTACAAATCAAAAGAAGAAGGTTCCACCTTTGACCTTGACGGATTCAGACGTGACCTGATTAAGAAAGTCTCAGGCTCTCGGGAAGGAATGATGATTTTAACCGCGCTTGTTTCTGAAATATATGTCACGCTCAAAGGCCCCGAAGCAGGCGTGGCACTTGATGACCTTATCAATAACAACATCAGCGCCATTAATGTTGCTGAAGATAATGCTGAAAGACAACACTTCCTGATGGACTGA
- a CDS encoding type I toxin-antitoxin system Hok family toxin — MVCLTLLIFTYLTRKSLCEIRYRDTNREVAAFMAYESGK; from the coding sequence ATAGTGTGTCTCACACTGCTGATATTCACTTACCTGACCCGCAAATCGCTCTGCGAAATCCGGTACAGGGACACGAACAGGGAGGTGGCGGCTTTTATGGCCTACGAATCCGGTAAGTAA
- the traK gene encoding type-F conjugative transfer system secretin TraK, with amino-acid sequence MKLRISPAAAAVLLASGIFTSGLRAATAPAAIPFENDAAFNVTLSNTNPTKVVVDGELITSISGPTGAYDQSTTDDGALILSPLVGQNFTLFIQTDHGSSLSLNVRPQAGNGKTLRFTPMSPPLRKNDDAKAWEEGQTYEKTLVALSRAVVNGQVPDDYVEYPVSRMTAYTPSTPVRLTPERQFVGNHLRIVRFRMNNPGSITQSLRERDFWLKGVRAVMLSQNQLYAGGEGYAWVVFSDDGVPRS; translated from the coding sequence ATGAAACTTCGCATTTCACCGGCAGCTGCTGCTGTGTTACTGGCATCGGGAATCTTTACCAGCGGCCTTCGGGCCGCTACCGCACCCGCCGCCATCCCCTTTGAGAACGACGCCGCCTTTAATGTCACGCTCAGTAACACCAACCCGACGAAGGTTGTTGTGGACGGGGAATTAATTACCAGCATCAGCGGGCCAACCGGTGCCTACGACCAGAGCACTACCGACGATGGCGCACTCATTCTGTCGCCGCTTGTCGGCCAGAACTTCACGCTGTTTATCCAGACTGACCACGGCTCCTCTCTGAGCCTGAACGTCAGACCCCAGGCCGGAAACGGCAAAACCCTGCGCTTTACTCCCATGTCACCACCGCTGCGCAAAAACGATGACGCTAAGGCATGGGAAGAAGGGCAGACCTATGAGAAAACCCTGGTCGCACTGTCGCGTGCCGTGGTGAACGGTCAGGTGCCGGACGACTATGTGGAGTATCCCGTCAGCCGTATGACGGCGTACACGCCATCCACGCCCGTTCGTCTCACGCCGGAACGCCAGTTTGTCGGCAACCACCTGCGCATCGTGCGCTTTCGCATGAACAACCCTGGCAGCATTACCCAGAGCCTGCGCGAGCGCGACTTCTGGCTGAAGGGGGTTCGCGCCGTCATGCTCTCCCAAAACCAGCTGTATGCCGGGGGCGAAGGGTATGCCTGGGTCGTGTTTTCGGATGACGGAGTACCGCGCTCATGA
- the traL gene encoding type IV conjugative transfer system protein TraL, with translation MSGEEDKYYFPETLNQQERYFGLPLDEIIIVAPLIILGVLNNMSTELSIIAGLLWASVRYLKKGQGSFWLLNFCYWHLPSLLFKVTFRKIPDSSFRHWRA, from the coding sequence ATGAGCGGGGAAGAGGATAAATACTACTTCCCGGAAACGCTCAATCAGCAGGAACGCTATTTCGGTTTGCCCTTAGACGAAATCATTATTGTTGCGCCTCTGATTATCCTGGGCGTGCTCAATAATATGTCTACCGAACTTTCCATAATAGCGGGCCTGCTCTGGGCATCAGTCAGGTATCTGAAAAAAGGACAAGGCTCTTTCTGGTTACTGAATTTCTGTTACTGGCATCTGCCTTCTCTTTTATTCAAGGTCACCTTCCGAAAAATACCTGATTCCAGCTTCCGGCACTGGAGGGCGTAA
- the traV gene encoding type IV conjugative transfer system lipoprotein TraV: MKKLLGAALLCSALTGCAGLNSDFDCNKTATDQCLTTGEANKLAAQGKNLDSLAADKAAKKPAGETLPALRNTAPVVNPGRPVSVAATGTAIAKPIAPRPLATAPSGSTGSLVTPLTTAGHVTPVTPVNTAGRVPVQRIPDATQRLWIAPWVDTDDNFHQPAVVEFVKNKSHWDESYRVIGEGGE, translated from the coding sequence ATGAAAAAACTACTGGGCGCTGCACTGCTGTGCAGCGCACTGACTGGCTGTGCCGGTCTCAATTCTGATTTCGACTGCAACAAGACCGCGACCGACCAGTGCCTGACCACAGGTGAGGCCAACAAGCTGGCCGCGCAGGGTAAAAATCTCGACTCCCTCGCCGCCGATAAAGCCGCAAAAAAGCCTGCGGGTGAAACCCTGCCGGCACTGCGTAACACAGCGCCGGTCGTGAATCCCGGTCGTCCTGTCTCCGTCGCAGCAACCGGAACCGCCATCGCGAAACCCATTGCGCCACGACCACTGGCCACCGCGCCATCTGGTTCGACCGGCTCTCTGGTGACGCCGCTGACGACCGCCGGTCATGTTACCCCGGTGACACCAGTGAATACGGCGGGACGGGTGCCGGTTCAGCGCATTCCGGATGCGACCCAGCGTCTGTGGATTGCCCCCTGGGTCGACACCGATGACAACTTTCATCAGCCCGCCGTGGTGGAGTTCGTGAAGAACAAATCCCACTGGGATGAGAGTTATCGTGTGATCGGGGAGGGTGGCGAATGA
- the traB gene encoding F-type conjugal transfer pilus assembly protein TraB produces the protein MSLNENLKTRRTQLAVLATVIAVGAATAGGVMWYGNHQEQQKHPAPVAAPNMTGVVTASFNEQVNDAALAQQQAKTSALEQQYATLAQLVAQNKLTTEQKLAEKDAEIQRLTDQVQKAPGSNTTTGQQSPPAGQNGTPLPGPVAAGQARPPEYSVTPNAPAATGVNMGQGAGFYPGGSGQRLTGGLSTTKFSYDSLKKKPTKLPWIPSGSFSDAVMIEGADANASVTGQQNTSPVTLRLQGNIQMPNNKEYSADGCFIVGEIWGDISSERGTVRTQSISCVLKNGKHVDMEFQGHVSYQGKNGIRGKPVMRNGMIVGYAGAAGMLSGFGEGIKSAATPSVGLGATADVGAGDVFKQGFGGGANKAADTLSQYWIKRAEQYHPVIDIGAGNQVTVVFQKGFRLETLEDAEDAKAKEELQKAGNAAQNAVSPQPASQSTTSGTASVGNINPDDVLRQASQLRLGDTIN, from the coding sequence ATGAGTCTGAACGAAAATCTTAAAACCCGCCGCACCCAGTTGGCTGTTCTGGCCACCGTGATTGCCGTCGGTGCCGCCACCGCCGGCGGCGTGATGTGGTACGGGAATCATCAGGAACAGCAAAAGCACCCTGCGCCTGTTGCCGCACCCAATATGACCGGCGTGGTCACCGCCTCCTTTAATGAGCAGGTGAACGACGCGGCACTGGCACAGCAGCAGGCCAAAACCTCTGCGCTTGAGCAGCAGTACGCCACGCTTGCTCAGCTGGTCGCCCAGAACAAGCTCACCACAGAACAGAAACTGGCCGAGAAGGACGCTGAAATTCAGCGCCTGACCGACCAGGTCCAGAAAGCCCCCGGCAGCAACACGACCACGGGCCAGCAGTCACCACCTGCTGGCCAGAACGGAACACCACTCCCGGGTCCCGTTGCTGCCGGTCAGGCCCGACCGCCGGAATACTCCGTCACCCCCAACGCACCGGCCGCCACTGGTGTCAACATGGGGCAGGGCGCAGGGTTCTATCCGGGCGGCTCAGGCCAGCGATTAACCGGTGGACTCTCCACCACGAAGTTCAGTTATGACAGCCTAAAAAAGAAGCCCACTAAGCTGCCGTGGATACCGTCCGGCTCTTTCTCTGACGCCGTCATGATTGAAGGGGCTGATGCCAATGCCAGCGTCACCGGTCAGCAAAACACCAGTCCCGTAACGCTTCGCCTGCAGGGCAATATTCAGATGCCCAACAACAAGGAATACAGCGCCGACGGATGTTTCATCGTAGGGGAAATCTGGGGTGACATTTCCAGTGAGCGCGGCACCGTGCGCACCCAGTCCATCAGCTGCGTGCTGAAGAACGGCAAACACGTCGATATGGAGTTTCAGGGGCACGTCAGCTACCAGGGCAAAAACGGGATTCGCGGCAAGCCTGTCATGCGTAACGGCATGATTGTCGGCTACGCCGGCGCGGCCGGTATGCTGTCTGGTTTTGGTGAGGGCATCAAGTCCGCCGCCACACCGTCCGTGGGTCTCGGTGCAACAGCCGATGTTGGCGCAGGTGACGTATTCAAACAGGGCTTCGGGGGCGGTGCCAATAAAGCGGCTGACACGCTGAGCCAGTACTGGATCAAGCGCGCCGAGCAGTATCACCCGGTGATTGATATCGGGGCCGGCAACCAGGTCACGGTGGTATTCCAGAAGGGCTTCCGCCTTGAAACACTGGAAGATGCTGAGGACGCGAAGGCGAAAGAGGAGTTGCAGAAAGCCGGCAATGCCGCGCAGAACGCTGTCTCGCCACAACCTGCCAGTCAGTCGACCACCTCCGGCACGGCGTCAGTCGGCAATATCAATCCCGATGATGTGCTTCGTCAGGCCAGCCAGCTGCGCCTCGGTGACACTATCAACTGA
- a CDS encoding Arc family DNA-binding protein, with product MKVKEKMWEGRGRPRKFRPGEAVEWRLRAPDNLLMELRICARVGKRSVNDEIIARLLLSLNYQPERAVIKTAEGERLISLAVKFETWLGQLLDRGERSGGEDIQNDDHAEQLWMWREGERVLIPGKTTGYSMRIPDNLAEEIRTMARVHKRSLNDEMLTRLMNTLGYFTERILDQNEDGQALKLLCMEFEVFLKEKINQCEKEALPWEKESPQ from the coding sequence ATGAAAGTAAAAGAGAAAATGTGGGAAGGTCGGGGGCGGCCGCGTAAGTTCCGTCCCGGAGAGGCGGTAGAGTGGCGTCTTCGTGCGCCGGATAATCTGCTTATGGAGTTGAGAATATGCGCCAGAGTGGGGAAAAGGAGTGTGAACGATGAAATTATTGCGCGACTTCTTTTATCTCTTAATTATCAGCCAGAGCGTGCAGTCATTAAAACGGCGGAGGGGGAACGGCTGATTTCACTGGCCGTTAAATTCGAGACATGGCTGGGTCAGCTGCTTGACAGGGGTGAACGTTCAGGTGGTGAAGATATTCAGAATGATGACCATGCAGAGCAGTTGTGGATGTGGCGGGAAGGAGAGCGTGTATTAATTCCGGGTAAAACGACCGGCTACAGTATGCGTATTCCGGATAATCTGGCTGAAGAGATACGCACAATGGCCAGAGTGCATAAGCGCAGCCTGAATGACGAAATGCTGACAAGGTTGATGAATACGCTGGGTTATTTCACTGAACGGATACTGGACCAGAACGAGGATGGTCAGGCGCTGAAATTGCTGTGTATGGAGTTTGAGGTTTTCTTAAAAGAGAAAATAAACCAGTGTGAAAAAGAGGCGCTGCCGTGGGAAAAGGAGAGCCCGCAGTGA
- a CDS encoding DUF2767 family protein, whose product MSDIHSEDDTDDIIYDEVCRIIGQCCLMLASKGAETHRARLTYQLKRLHWTIMEQTDFSHTGILLAIELLSPPDE is encoded by the coding sequence ATGTCAGATATCCACAGCGAAGACGACACCGACGACATTATTTACGATGAAGTCTGCCGGATCATCGGTCAGTGTTGCCTTATGCTGGCCAGCAAAGGCGCAGAAACCCACCGCGCCAGACTGACCTACCAGCTAAAACGGCTTCACTGGACCATCATGGAGCAGACCGATTTTTCTCACACAGGAATACTGCTGGCCATCGAGCTACTGTCGCCACCCGATGAATAA
- a CDS encoding type IV conjugative transfer system pilin TraA, which produces MSIKDNALNVVKGWAVASLFRTALENRQMKKFLKNGGLILISLMVAHPVLAAGTDLLAPQQATVNSTFGSGSSLIKWFYIAEIVMGLFIYIKARSPLVFVGIVGCIIFTRVAFSIAS; this is translated from the coding sequence ATGTCTATCAAAGATAATGCCCTCAATGTCGTGAAGGGATGGGCGGTAGCGTCCTTATTCCGCACTGCTCTTGAAAATCGTCAGATGAAAAAGTTCCTGAAAAATGGGGGGCTGATTTTAATTTCACTTATGGTCGCTCATCCGGTTCTTGCAGCAGGAACGGATTTACTCGCACCGCAACAAGCAACCGTCAACAGTACGTTCGGCTCGGGCTCGTCTTTAATTAAATGGTTCTATATCGCGGAAATTGTGATGGGCCTGTTTATTTATATTAAAGCGCGCTCGCCACTCGTCTTTGTCGGTATCGTGGGCTGTATTATCTTCACCCGCGTCGCTTTCTCTATTGCGAGCTGA